In Nymphaea colorata isolate Beijing-Zhang1983 chromosome 5, ASM883128v2, whole genome shotgun sequence, one genomic interval encodes:
- the LOC116253943 gene encoding vegetative cell wall protein gp1-like: protein MAQNRPPWLRLATQLIDRPPRTAPTLPPQSMPVLPPETPAPPPPTPVSAPPPPAPEPKPLVAPPPATTATAPSPQVPQQPAPAPRPVPIATQPSPAARSPPTEPSAAQQAPLAPPERPAPATQAPPTPPAPAPAPAPLGPSTPPAPPPAPEREPLVPSPIPAQLSRSAPPAPPPPIPSRPAPGPQAPFPPRALPDPMLPQPTAASASLATPPPPNASVTQPPEPAPPVSSPPPPKASVTQPPEPAPPVSSPPPKSPAKQPPETAPPASVPPPKEPATQSPEPVLLASAPQPKAPATQPPQSVPQPPATKPAPPTPPSPTQLRSSSPSPPQPQASQPLDSTRTPPQPLPPPAPVPPETRPTTQSTPAQQIMQLTLPQPQVSQQPPSPTPKPSPPTPTSPLHSRSPPPAADPMHAPSWPQLQEGTEASRPSSTQPKSVFKPPPVSIPQPPSPDSGTRSPPPPPTREQPHPPIYTDSVVSAIVKLQPETEKIVKKETGTLGKESKPQVGENETKDVKMVLPKNDAPPSYSGAVAGTGRSDHSPPPHVRFKETIPDPKVKGGRIVPILDLHDHGIGAVTISGDNKGATMDLVSGGREGRRVTDEDESEKKEEEKGQSGGKDEGLTHNEQDHHHLRRHRRHLQPVSAIVNSNVQTVNNSIMVGCNCAHNNPGVHLGLTGKRTSFKPHHGHKHDEHPPESDGPKTPHAGQ, encoded by the coding sequence ATGGCGCAGAATCGACCACCGTGGCTCAGGCTCGCCACTCAATTGATTGATCGACCACCACGAACTGCGCCAACGTTGCCGCCCCAATCTATGCCAGTGCTGCCACCAGAAACTCCAGCGCCACCACCTCCTACCCCAGTCTCAGCGCCACCACCCCCAGCTCCAGAACCAAAACCACTAGTTGCACCGCCTCCGGCAACAACTGCAACGGCACCGTCACCCCAAGTCCCACAACAGCCAGCACCTGCGCCAAGGCCAGTGCCAATAGCAACACAACCTTCCCCAGCTGCACGCTCGCCTCCAACAGAGCCGTCAGCAGCACAACAGGCACCATTGGCTCCACCAGAGCGGCCAGCTCCAGCAACACAAGCGCCACCAACTCCAcctgcaccagcaccagcaccagcaccactGGGGCCATCAACTCCACCCGCACCTCCACCAGCGCCAGAACGAGAGCCATTAGTGCCATCTCCCATACCAGCACAACTTTCACGTTCGGCTCCGCCAGCACCACCGCCTCCAATTCCATCAAGGCCAGCACCCGGACCACAAGCGCCATTTCCTCCACGGGCACTACCAGATCCAATGCTACCTCAACCCACAGCGGCTTCAGCATCATTAGCGACACCACCTCCGCCTAACGCATCGGTCACACAACCGCCTGAACCAGCACCACCAGTATCATCACCACCTCCGCCTAAAGCATCAGTCACACAACCGCCTGAACCAGCACCACCAGTATCATCACCTCCGCCTAAATCACCCGCCAAGCAGCCGCCTGAAACTGCACCACCAGCGTCAGTACCTCCGCCTAAAGAACCAGCCACACAATCGCCAGAACCAGTACTACTAGCATCAGCACCTCAGCCTAAAGCACCAGCCACACAACCGCCTCAATCAGTACCCCAGCCTCCGGCCACCAAACCAGCACCACCAACACCCCCATCACCTACACAACTACGATCATCATCACCTTCGCCGCCCCAACCCCAAGCTTCCCAACCATTAGACTCCACAAGGACCCCGCCTCAACCTCTACCTCCACCAGCACCGGTGCCTCCGGAAACTCGACCGACGACCCAATCTACACCAGCCCAGCAGATAATGCAACTAACGCTGCCGCAACCCCAAGTTTCCCAACAGCCTCCATCTCCAACACCAAAGCCATCTCCACCAACCCCAACTTCTCCGCTTCACAGTCGGTCACCTCCGCCTGCAGCCGACCCAATGCACGCTCCCTCCTGGCCGCAACTCCAGGAGGGAACCGAAGCGTCTCGTCCTTCTTCCACTCAGCCAAAATCAGTCTTCAAACCTCCTCCAGTGTCAATCCCGCAGCCACCATCACCGGACTCGGGCACTCGCTCCCCACCGCCACCACCTACCCGAGAACAGCCACATCCTCCTATATATACTGACTCTGTTGTTTCTGCTATTGTGAAGCTCCAGCCTGAGActgaaaaaattgtgaaaaaagaaacaggaaCACTCGGCAAGGAGTCGAAGCCCCAGGTCGGCGAAAACGAAACCAAGGACGTCAAGATGGTCCTCCCAAAAAATGATGCACCGCCTTCCTATTCAGGCGCCGTCGCCGGAACAGGAAGGAGCGACCATTCCCCGCCACCACATGTCAGGTTCAAGGAAACCATCCCAGATCCGAAGGTGAAAGGTGGCCGAATAGTTCCCATACTTGACTTGCATGACCACGGAATTGGAGCGGTCACCATCTCAGGTGACAACAAGGGAGCCACCATGGACCTAGTCTCCGGTGGCCGGGAAGGGCGAAGGGTCACGGACGAGGACGAGAgtgagaagaaggaagaagagaaaggccAGTCTGGAGGAAAAGACGAGGGGCTGACGCATAACGAACAGGACCATCACCATCTTCGCCGTCATCGTCGTCATCTTCAGCCTGTTTCGGCCATAGTCAACAGCAACGTCCAGACGGTGAACAACTCCATCATGGTGGGGTGCAACTGCGCTCACAACAACCCGGGGGTCCACCTTGGTCTGACCGGCAAGCGCACTAGCTTCAAGCCACACCATGGCCACAAGCACGATGAGCACCCCCCTGAGTCCGACGGCCCAAAGACTCCTCACGCCGGCCAATAG